One Ovis aries strain OAR_USU_Benz2616 breed Rambouillet chromosome 4, ARS-UI_Ramb_v3.0, whole genome shotgun sequence DNA window includes the following coding sequences:
- the LOC101104059 gene encoding olfactory receptor-like protein OLF3: MGQGNKTQRWMSEFILLGLSSNWGIQVSLFVLFLAMYLVTIVGNVLILLLIRLDSRLHTPMYFFLSVLSLVDLCYSSSIVPQMLVHLLSVEKSIPFYSCLIQLSISLALAASEFLLLGAMAYDRYVAVCYPLHYTVIMHGGLCLGLAVGCLVAGFTNSLMETVITFRLPLCHNVINHFGCETLAVLRLACVDISFNKVMVAISGFLMIMLPFSLVLFSYGRIVAAILHIHSAQGRSKAFGTCASHLIVVSMCFGTAIFTYLGPRSAYSVEGEKMVALFYAVVAPMLNPLIYSLRNKRNYGCSQ; the protein is encoded by the coding sequence ATGGGTCAGGGGAATAAAACGCAGAGATGGATGAGTGAGTTCATTCTGCTGGGGCTGTCCAGCAACTGGGGGATTCAAGTCTCCCTCTTTGTCTTGTTCTTGGCCATGTACTTGGTGACTATTGTGGGAAATGTCCTCATCCTTCTTCTGATCAGACTGGACAGCAGGCTTCATAcccccatgtatttcttccttaGTGTTTTATCTCTTGTGGACCTTTGTTACTCAAGCAGTATTGTCCCTCAAATGCTGGTCCACCTGCTCTCAGTCGAGAAGTCCATCCCGTTCTACAGCTGTCTGATCCAGCTCTCTATATCCCTGGCACTGGCTGCGTCTGAGTTCCTGTTGCTGGGggccatggcctatgaccgctatgtggcaGTGTGCTACCCACTACACTACACGGTCATCATGCATGGAGGGCTGTGTCTGGGACTGGCTGTTGGCTGCTTGGTGGCCGGTTTCACGAATTCATTGATGGAGACAGTCATCACCTTTCGGCTTCCCCTGTGTCACAATGTCATTAATCACTTTGGTTGTGAGACCCTAGCAGTGCTGCGGCTAGCCTGTGTGGATATCTCTTTCAACAAGGTCATGGTGGCCATCTCAGGATTTCTGATGATCATGCTTCCCTTTTCCCTGGTTCTGTTTTCCTATGGTCGTATAGTTGCTGCCATTCTGCACATTCATTCTGCTCAGGGACGTAGCAAAGCATTTGGGACGTGCGCCTctcacctcattgtggtttccaTGTGCTTCGGAACAGCCATCTTCACCTACCTGGGGCCACGGTCCGCCTACTCAGTGGAAGGGGAGAAGATGGTTGCTCTGTTCTATGCTGTAGTGGCCCCTATGTTGAACCCCTTGATTTACAGcttgagaaataaaagaaattatggCTGCTCTCAGTAA